A part of Acropora palmata chromosome 8, jaAcrPala1.3, whole genome shotgun sequence genomic DNA contains:
- the LOC141889591 gene encoding uncharacterized protein LOC141889591: MAEQPLVHFSLDFITKTWLGRLKAAELLFTFLTAAIGDFGISWAWYGCGAKVSFLTWIAWIAFINALIDMIIHLMGLWERLYWFFRHPAILCALCGLAVIGFLIGSCLMASCAKYDHVSDKNAAGASAFFGFVCLALFSIETYIHFKIYRGIQEEAGNQHTEQSKGADFTEPPPPYSPPSGVV; the protein is encoded by the coding sequence ATGGCGGAACAACCATTAGTACATTTTTCCTTAGACTTCATCACAAAAACGTGGCTTGGAAGGCTGAAAGCGGCAGAACTCCTTTTCACATTTCTAACAGCAGCTATTGGCGATTTTGGGATATCTTGGGCATGGTACGGTTGTGGAGCGAAAGTAAGCTTCCTCACATGGATCGCTTGGATCGCATTTATCAACGCTCTCATCGACATGATTATCCATCTTATGGGGTTGTGGGAAAGGCTTTATTGGTTCTTCCGCCATCCAGCAATATTATGCGCTCTTTGTGGGCTAGCAGTCATTGGTTTTCTAATCGGTTCCTGTCTCATGGCTTCGTGTGCCAAATATGATCATGTTTCTGATAAAAACGCCGCTGGTGCATCGGCGTTCTTCGGTTTTGTTTGCCTTGCTCTATTCTCTATTGAGACCTACATTCATTTCAAGATCTATAGAGGTATTCAAGAAGAGGCCGGGAACCAACACACTGAGCAAAGCAAGGGCGCTGATTTCACAGAACCGCCTCCGCCTTATTCTCCCCCTAGTGGAGTTGTGTGA
- the LOC141890343 gene encoding uncharacterized protein LOC141890343, which yields MSSEEPEESLTYNEVNSWCSDALKLYCRQRGLKVSGRKQELVARVFAASEMGIPVLPTAEERIATTANEKARLLDLGNGSSLPDPSTLKDWLRESDAITSWPPIFLSDITVFLMEDHPGKDVALHERVLNEYQEGKAYRLYESGWLKEIYWHPISTASEFCFLKANCTHTAADKKCGKIVSAYCTCVAGMSTSCIHVTALLFRIEAANRNGRTNPACTSKECVWIVPADKTVVQPKQISDMVWTASKLNKEPTRPTVDRRRSLFEPAEKRVLTNTNEWRAKLYDGLKDAAPDSSFVMLQNAEHMQEIYRPLSVPSVSDVLTAEKIIDIEQATVGQAENPLWHAIRKGRITASNFYKVKTKVETLRKSETNAVSAKKLVASLIGEHTPPKDLPALKYGREMEAIAKAFYLEIFKKNHKDVKYRECGLFIHETKQFLGASPDLLVECSCCQKGILEVKCPFCIANDIPTDLNLDYLVKINDEVTLKRKHSYYAQIQGQLGVTKRQWCHFLVYTKKGYHLERIQLDMDYWLSLVDSLDWFYVNHLKPASK from the exons ATGAGTTCTGAGGAGCCAGAGGAATCTCTGACTTACAATGAAGTGAACTCTTGGTGTTCTGACGCTCTGAAGCTTTATTGCCGTCAACGGGGCTTGAAAGTTTCCGGAAGAAAGCAAGAACTGGTTGCTCGTGTGTTTGCAGCCTCGGAAATGGGAATTCCTGTCCTACCGACTGCTGAAGAAAGGATCGCAACCACTGCGAACGAGAAAGCTCGATTGTTAGATTTGGGAAATGGATCTTCTTTGCCAGATCCTTCTACTTTGAAAGATTGGCTTCGTGAAAGTGATGCTATAACATCTTGGCCACCGATTTTTCTTAGCGACATTACTGTGTTTCTCATGGAAGATCACCCTGGGAAGGACGTGGCTTTACATGAGCGTGTTCTCAATGAATATCAAGAAGGCAAGGCATACCGTCTCTATGAATCCGGTTGGCTTAAAGAAATTTACTGGCACCCGATATCAACTGCATCGGAGTTCTGTTTCCTTAAAGCCAACTGTACTCATACCGCTGCTGACAAGAAATGTGGGAAGATTGTTAGTGCTTATTGCACATGTGTGGCCGG GATGAGCACCTCCTGTATCCATGTGACCGCCTTACTTTTTCGGATTGAAGCTGCAAACAGAAATGGACGTACAAACCCAGCCTGCACATCGAAGGAGTGCGTATGGATCGTTCCTGCAGACAAAACAGTCGTGCAGCCCAAGCAAATCTCTGACATGGTTTGGACAGCATCTAAGCTCAATAAAG AGCCAACCAGACCAACTGTTGACAGAAGACGCTCACTTTTTGAACCTGCAGAAAAAAGGGTTCTAACTAACACAAATGAATGGCGGGCAAAATTATATGATGGCCTCAAAGATGCAGCGCCTGACTCAAGTTTTGTGATGCTGCAAAATGCTGAGCATATGCAAGAAATATATAGGCCTCTATCAGTTCCCTCTGTAAGTGATGTTTTGACTgcagaaaaaataatagaCATTGAACAGGCCACGGTGGGACAAGCAGAGAATCCTTTATGGCATGCAATCCGCAAAGGAAGGATTACTGCTTCCAATTTTTATAAAGTTAAGACAAAAGTGGAAACTTTGAGAAAATCTGAAACAAATGCTGTCAGTGCTAAGAAACTTGTGGCCAGTTTGATTGGTGAGCACACACCACCAAAGGATCTTCCTGCATTAAAATATGGCAGGGAAATGGAAGCAATTGCTAAGGCCTTCTACCTGGAGATcttcaaaaaaaatcataaagaTGTTAAGTATCGTGAATGTGGATTATTTATTCATGAGACCAAACAGTTTCTAGGGGCATCACCTGATTTATTAGTAGAATGCTCTTGCTGTCAAAAAGGAATTCTAGAAGTTAAGTGCCCTTTCTGTATTGCAAATGATATTCCCACAGACTTAAATTTAGATTAccttgtaaaaattaatgatgagGTTACTTTAAAGAGAAAGCATTCCTACTATGCTCAAATTCAAGGTCAGTTGGGAGTAACCAAGAGACAATGGTGCCATTTTCTAGTATATACCAAGAAGGGGTACCATCTGGAGCGCATTCAACTAGACATGGATTACTGGCTCTCACTGGTAGATTCTTTAGACTGGTTTTACGTAAATCACTTGAAGCCCGCTtcaaagtga
- the LOC141890342 gene encoding uncharacterized protein LOC141890342, translating into MGFGHRNCVVVGCPNSGKTLNKWAKQTCTLHACLNGTHTCDCEPPFKLFPFPTEKKDSEGRRRWTENIKREIRKGKVWTPKNSSRVCSVHFKDGQTSKENPDPTEDLGYNFNSKVVGGKRKNPLDRSKIIPGKKPRKAKKSGEEVSEVLVEQEVSNHSETCVSENTGTAPETTPNSGNCSASPEAAFVVNNYCCPDKDLRIQELQEQLKEAVNELKILKEKLKKVREKKGLKCSDLKSDKEVNLLTGIPTRAAFDALFDTVKENVKKLRYWTGPVKSTRKGRNFKKSPKKFGPKRELTEKDEFLLTMMKLRLGSTNADLAQRFAVSATTVTNIFTTWVKLLASELGCLIYNPSYEVFRKTLPKKFHKPGYSKVRHIIDCTEVFIETPSDPALKAATWSDYKHHHTAKILLSITPNGAFNFASKAWRGRTSDVHVTRESGFYDILEQHDEVMADRGFTIAEDLLLQHAKLHIPPGKRGQEQFSKSEVKKTKEIANLRIYVEQAIRRLKTFCLIKNELPISMLGKLDNIINVCAAICNLYKPLCKPLKRLW; encoded by the coding sequence ATGGGATTTGGGCACCGGAattgtgttgttgttggcTGCCCAAACAGCGGAAAAACGTTGAATAAATGGGCAAAACAAACCTGTACTCTTCATGCATGTTTGAACGGGACACATACCTGCGACTGCGAGCCACCATTCAAGCTTTTTCCCTTTCCCACGGAGAAAAAGGATAGCGAAGGAAGAAGACGATGGACGGAGAATATTAAAAGGGAAATAAGGAAAGGAAAAGTTTGGACTCCAAAGAATTCTTCGCGAGTGTGCAGCGTACATTTTAAAGACGGCCAAACTTCAAAAGAAAATCCCGACCCAACAGAGGATTTGGGATACAACTTCAACTCGAAAGTTGTGGGAGGAAAGCGAAAGAACCCATTGGATCGGTCCAAAATTATCCCTGGAAAGAAGCccagaaaagcaaagaaaagcgGCGAAGAAGTTTCTGAGGTACTGGTAGAACAAGAAGTATCCAATCACTCAGAAACATGTGTGTCTGAAAATACTGGAACAGCACCGGAAACCACCCCTAACTCCGGAAATTGCAGTGCTTCACCGGAAGCAGCGTTCGttgtaaacaattattgttgtcCAGATAAAGACTTACGCATACAGGAATTGCAAGAGCAGCTAAAGGAAGCTGTAAACGAACTAAAAATTCTGaaagaaaagctgaaaaaagtAAGGGAAAAGAAAGGACTTAAATGTAGTGACTTGAAAAGTGATAAAGAAGTGAATCTTTTGACTGGAATACCCACAAGGGCAGCATTTGATGCGTTATTTGATACGGTCaaggaaaatgtaaaaaagttAAGATACTGGACTGGTCCTGTGAAGTCAACACGGAAAGGGCgaaatttcaagaaaagtcCAAAGAAGTTTGGCCCAAAAAGAGAACTTACGgaaaaagatgaatttttattGACTATGATGAAACTTCGTCTTGGGTCAACAAATGCTGACTTGGCTCAACGTTTTGCTGTCTCTGCTACAACAGTGACTAATATTTTTACTACATGGGTCAAGCTTTTAGCAAGCGAGCTGGGGTGTCTGATTTACAATCCATCATATGAAGTTTTTAGGAAAACATTGCCTAAAAAATTCCATAAGCCTGGTTATTCGAAAGTAAGGCATATAATAGACTGTACTGAGGTCTTCATTGAAACGCCAAGTGACCCAGCTCTAAAAGCAGCAACTTGGTCCGACTACAAGCACCACCACACTGCCAAGATATTGTTGTCTATAACCCCCAATGGTGCTTTCAATTTTGCTTCGAAAGCATGGAGAGGTCGAACATCAGATGTGCATGTTACAAGAGAGTCAGGATTCTATGATATTTTGGAACAGCATGATGAGGTCATGGCAGACAGGGGCTTTACTATTGCTGAGGATTTACTTCTTCAACATGCAAAGCTCCATATACCACCCGGCAAGCGTGGCCAGGAACAATTTAGCAAATCAGAAGTAAAGAAAACCAAGGAGATTGCCAATTTACGGATCTACGTTGAGCAAGCCATACGAAgattaaaaacattttgccTCATAAAGAATGAACTACCAATATCTATGTTGGGCAAACTggacaatattattaatgtttgtgctgcaatttgtaatttatacaAACCATTATGTAAGCCATTGAAAAGGTTGTGGTGA
- the LOC141890211 gene encoding uncharacterized protein LOC141890211, translated as MTLSAGARPRRKTKKAYDPDFLYDFPSSELFHDQEDDFNLGEQGAPAPHNPSPIKHSAKPAKAKSITAHAASPLPLSAKDTGPSTLSFDQQLQLIKLQKEKLELELKVLTISRQERPPENTQVDFPPHDTVDIAEPRRNKRNID; from the coding sequence ATGACACTCTCGGCAGGCGCACGTCCAAGACGTAAGACAAAGAAGGCTTACGATCCAGATTTCCTGTACGATTTCCCTTCGAGCGAGCTGTTTCATGACCAAGAGGACGACTTCAATCTCGGTGAACAAGGTGCTCCTGCGCCACACAATCCATCTCCTATCAAACATTCCGCTAAGCCCGCTAAAGCGAAGTCAATTACGGCTCATGCAGCTTCTCCATTGCCACTTTCCGCCAAGGATACAGGTCCTTCTACCCTCTCATTCGACCAGCAGCTTCAGCTGATCAAGCTCCAGAAGGAAAAGCTGGAATTAGAATTGAAAGTTCTTACCATTAGTCGACAGGAACGCCCACCAGAAAACACGCAGGTCGATTTTCCTCCTCATGACACTGTTGACATTGCCGAGCCACGACGCAACAAGCGCAACATCGACTGA